From Molothrus ater isolate BHLD 08-10-18 breed brown headed cowbird chromosome 8, BPBGC_Mater_1.1, whole genome shotgun sequence, a single genomic window includes:
- the C8H10orf71 gene encoding cardiac-enriched FHL2-interacting protein, producing the protein MQGNKKHTEGHSDSSSIGSLLDDTDREVSSLTARAFKSLCVAELEDPYNEPELSISPDFALQLSAKIHSGALNHDIKKSNVCDKLTARNNEHTIWASTFQQLPRCASEEKRIAKNNTFAMERKLGLPVPGSRNNKHVSKVSSLIKTFDKTADQGSGSSLITNKQPIKNSFQKYKINQGNDTASWDDTDILSIHKELSEFSEATQSSHCLSGKHEPQRRPNKIDLSYGDSDGYYPVLIEMSKVAKSNFSHSSKKALKNRNLKVSEPAKKGSFLHSENSAFESWNVHHKKMTEKEEFVDIKMEKEGLAYLEESPFVKGSHTGEHKLSPATTTVAKKKEKDFQMKPTLQEASFSLRVVPQGPHPLETKFPVVFPPTPPPRNHVPQGPPRPPPAPPAPPLPPPCHPPAPPSPEAPPVPPPPVPARLSPTALSQASVSPQSVSYSMVSPSLRFETPSPPPPKPQATLAEEESQSPQLGNACPPWRRQRATERAAGKRQAPKEKVTDSHRTSLSEKVTGADPGLHVAPLAKQANSPGSISPSFNISELLTPVIPPKQEGDTAERELIPLTPPPTESTASRDNEESTLDDYRSWDSCRLTASSLLFNLKDVRKRVKSIYTPSPLLRALEEKNKTRENMQESTKMDASFSISPEKSEKNITEKDELSDIAYVLSSSVHENDNKTDLTGHFTGNYLTLSSPQTTEALPFYQTGDSMKQDNSKHQDLVKNIEDDENFPSFRHESNELDLGKHQQYTAQRPFSRDSVDKKAGQPMQNHNVQGEENERQAAIQNENFAFKTLLNQLPPVEDEPYSGTRTNIVVPGHEARGKRSTSSSEQSFVSTVEQPLQEEPFLPVPLMEQTCLQESQRTDSETGSGSKKIHKERGKEVGEDELQYCACISPGTGAAEKREGSVTENEQRSLMKEKLGREKREEADSTNSASDSIRDMSIPRSEEPQTPSSSSSTKPSLFMIKDNTFRSPQVIRAVKLPLLRSFSLDDSVSSSYREMERRFMSPAVYNRRHRNMLHAQEVGWWASRHRGQQNVRDGATDKEKEASESVSTSVTVDPSLLENTESFSFGKLTEEDEKIYVLLNKFGKMDEESVCRSEKKPTKARHSLEQPIIGLENDQAQNNRSYPAEKKKNYFKNHHLSNRKGGSCAKKIITRQTISPVTGSMLEDHTCSSVSNDTLEDILHTEGAPLLDNLSCPAVRSPRSGNMMHSLAASSLSDKPTISGLRETGDVTNPALLNMALERQAYMPAEEIINSAQSNLLLDVTGEDGRLESRGLGGRPAGKPPTVPPKTEKALRRAKKLANKRKKVQEQQKNHQTEHADSVGRKSTHSGETTASASSLVYSPLHPPLHSTFTPTETTPGKSRLAPAASSSPSSTQRKLLQDPDSGQYYVVDLPAEVNVKTFYDPETGKYVQVSVPSLEQNLHQSISSEMKSSPYASYPRVLPLPASSVAVLKSPSQLSEPAWSVPAAPEPAELPEDGQQDYRYPESVDTEPASYSYHQDAGETQVHLGKDVSPTQNTSIVTLTNLDDFAAEGVS; encoded by the coding sequence ATGCAGGGAAATAAGAAACATACAGAAGGACACAGTGATTCCTCAAGTATTGGGAGTCTCCTGGATGACACAGACAGAGAAGTGAGCAGCCTCACAGCTCGGGCTTTCAAAAGTTTGTGTGTAGCAGAACTTGAAGACCCTTACAATGAACCAGAACTTTCCATTTCACCTGACTTTGCCCTCCAGTTGTCTGCTAAAATTCACTCAGGGGCGTTAAACCATGACATCAAGAAAAGCAATGTCTGTGACAAGTTAACAGCAAGAAACAATGAACATACAATATGGGCTTCTACATTCCAGCAGTTACCTAGGTGTGCTTCAGAAGAGAAGAGGATTGCTAAAAACAACACCTTTGCCATGGAAAGGAAATTGGGCTTGCCAGTCCCTGGTTCAAGGAACAATAAGCATGTTTCAAAAGTGTCCTCATTGATTAAGACATTTGACAAGACTGCAGACCAAGGGTCAGGAAGTTCTCTGATAACAAATAAGCAGCCCATTAAGAATAGctttcaaaaatacaaaataaatcagGGCAATGATACTGCTTCCTGGGATGATACAGACATTTTAAGCATCCACAAGGaactttctgaattttctgaggCTACTCAAAGTAGCCACTGCCTCAGTGGCAAACATGAGCCACAGAGAAGACCTAATAAAATAGACCTGAGTTATGGGGACTCTGATGGTTATTATCCTGTGCTGATTGAGATGTCAAAAGTAGCCAAGTCAAATTTTTCCCATTCTTCTAAGAAGGctttaaaaaacagaaacttGAAAGTTAGTGAGCCAGCAAAAAAAGGtagttttcttcacagtgagAATAGTGCTTTTGAATCATGGAATGTTCATCataaaaaaatgacagaaaaagaggaatttgttgacataaaaatggaaaaggaaggtCTTGCATACCTGGAAGAATCACCATTTGTTAAAGGATCCCACACAGGTGAACATAAATTGTCACCTGCCACAACCACTGTTGctaagaagaaagagaaagattttCAGATGAAGCCAACTCTACAAGAAGCTTCTTTCTCTCTCCGAGTCGTACCTCAGGGTCCCCACCCTTTAGAAACCAAATTCCCTGTTGttttccctcccacccctccccCTAGGAACCATGTACCCCAGGGTCCCCCTCGgccaccccctgccccaccagctcctcctctcccacccccctgccatcccccagcaccccctAGCCCTGAagcccctcctgtgccaccaccccCAGTGCCAGCTCGACTGTCCCCCACTGCCTTGTCCCAAGCCTCTGTGTCACCCCAGTCTGTGTCCTATAGCATGGTTTCACCCTCACTCAGGTTTGAGACACCCAGTCCTCCTCCACCAAAACCCCAGGCCACCTTAGCTGAGGAGGAatcccagagcccccagctgGGCAATGCCTGCCCACCCTGGAGGAGACAGAGGGCTACAgaaagggcagcagggaagagacaggCTCCAAAGGAGAAGGTCACAGACAGCCACAGGACCTCATTGTCTGAAAAGGTGACTGGTGCTGACCCTGGTCTGCATGTGGCTCCTCTGGCTAAGCAGGCAAACTCCCCTGGATCCATCAGCCCCTCTTTCAACATCAGCGAACTCCTAACACCTGTCATACCACCAAAACAGGAGGGGGACACTGCTGAAAGGGAGCTGATCCCACTGACACCTCCTCCCACAGAGAGCACGGCCTCAAGAGACAATGAGGAGAGCACCTTGGATGATTACAGGTCCTGGGATAGTTGCAGGTTGACAGCATCGAGTCTGTTATTTAACTTAAAGGATGTGCGCAAACGTGTTAAAAGCATTTATACCCCTTCTCCCCTGTTAAGGGCcttggaggagaaaaataaaaccagggaaAATATGCAGGAGAGTACAAAAATGGATGCCTCATTCTCAATTTCACCTGAAAAAAGCGAGAAAAATATTACAGAGAAAGATGAATTGAGTGATATAGCTTATGTATTGTCTAGCAGTGTTCATGAAAATGACAATAAAACCGATTTAACTGGACACTTCACAGGCAATTATCTGACTTTGAGTTCACCCCAGACAACAGAGGCCCTTCCATTTTACCAAACTGGAGACAGCATGAAGCAAGACAATTCAAAACACCAAGATCTGGTTAAAAACATAGAGGATGATGAAAATTTCCCCTCATTCAGACATGAATCAAATGAACTTGACTTAGGAAAACATCAGCAGTATACAGCACAGAGACCATTCAGCAGAGACAGTGTAGATAAGAAAGCTGGGCAGCCCATGCAAAATCACAATGTTCAGGGtgaggaaaatgaaagacaaGCTGCtattcagaatgaaaattttGCCTTCAAAACACTCCTGAACCAACTCCCACCAGTAGAAGATGAGCCTTACAGTGGCACCCGAACCAACATTGTGGTACCTGGCCATGAAGCACGAGGCAAAAGAAGCACTAGTTCCTCAGAGCAATCCTTCGTCTCCACAGTGGAGCAGCCACTTCAGGAAGAGCCATTTCTGCCAGTGCCCCTGATGGAGCAGACGTGCCTCCAAGAAAGCCAGAGGACTGACAGTGAAACGGGTTCAGGAAGTAAGAAAATACacaaggagagagggaaagaggtTGGGGAAGATGAACTGCAATATTGTGCTTGTATCAGCCCTGGTACTGGTGCAGCAGAGAAGAGGGAGGGAAGTGTTACTGAGAATGAACAGAGGAGCTTGATGAAAGAGAAGctagggagagagaaaagggaagaggcCGACAGCACAAATTCTGCATCCGACAGTATTAGAGACATGTCCATCCCCAGGTCTGAGGAACCACAAACACCATCGTCTTCAAGCTCAACCAAACCCAGTCTGTTTATGATTAAAGATAACACATTCAGGTCGCCTCAGGTGATAAGGGCTGTCAAGCTGCCCCTACTCCGGTCATTCTCCCTGGATGACTCAGTGAGCAGCAGTTATAGGGAAATGGAACGTAGGTTTATGTCCCCAGCAGTTTACAACAGGCGGCACCGAAACATGTTGCATGCCCAGGAGGTCGGCTGGTGGGCATCGAGACACAGAGGGCAGCAGAATGTGAGAGATGGAGCAactgacaaagaaaaagaagccagTGAGTCTGTATCTACTTCAGTAACAGTGGATCCCAGTCTTCTGGAAAATACAGAGAGcttttcatttggaaaactgacagaagaagatgaaaagaTTTATGTGTTGTTAAATAAATTTGGGAAAATGGATGAGGAAAGTGTCTGTAGAAGTGAAAAGAAGCCTACAAAGGCAAGACACAGCTTAGAACAGCCAATTATAGGTCTGGAAAATGACCAAGCACAAAACAACCGCAGCTatcctgcagaaaaaaagaaaaattacttcaagaATCATCATTTATCTAACCGCAAAGGGGGCTCTTGCgctaaaaaaataatcactaGGCAGACAATTTCCCCTGTGACTGGCTCCATGTTAGAGGACCACACATGTTCTTCCGTATCCAATGACACTTTAGAGGATATCCTGCATACAGAAGGTGCACCTTTGTTAGACAATCTTTCATGCCCTGCTGTTAGAAGCCCCAGGTCAGGAAACATGATGCACTCTCTTGCTGCTAGTTCATTGTCAGATAAACCAACTATTTCTGGCCTTAGAGAGACAGGGGATGTTACAAATCCTGCCTTGTTGAACATGGCACTAGAGAGGCAAGCTTATATGCCTGCAGAAGAGATAATCAATTCTGCACAGAGCAATCTACTTTTGGATGTCACAGGGGAAGATGGGAGACTGGAGTCCAGGGGACTTGGTGGGAGACCAGCAGGCAAGCCACCCACTGTGCCACCAAAAACAGAAAAGGCTCTGCGTCGGGCTAAAAAGCTGgcaaacaagaggaaaaaggtgcaagagcagcagaaaaaccaTCAGACTGAACATGCAGATTCTGTAGGGAGAAAGTCTACTCATTCTGGAGAGACAACAGCATCTGCTTCATCCTTAGTATATTCTCCCCTTCATCCTCCCCTTCACTCAACTTTTACTCCCACAGAAACCACTCCTGGGAAATCTAGACTTGCACCAGCAGCAAGCTCTTCACCCTCTTCAACCCAGCGTAAACTCCTCCAGGACCCTGACTCTGGTCAATACTACGTAGTTGATTTACCAGCTGAAGTTAATGTAAAGACATTTTATGACCCAGAAACAGGCAAATATGTTCAAGTCTCAGTCCCTTCCTTGGAACAGAACTTACACCAGTCCATCTCTTCAGAAATGAAGAGTTCTCCCTATGCCTCCTACCCTAGAGTGCTGCCTTTACCAGCCTCATCGGTAGCTGTGCTGAAATCACCTTCTCAACTCTCTGAACCTGCCTGGTCAGTGCCTGCTGCACCAGAACCAGCTGAACTACCTGAAGATGGCCAGCAGGACTACAGATACCCTGAGTCTGTGGATACTGAACCAGCCTCCTACTCCTACCATCAAGATGCTGGAGAAACTCAAGTTCACTTAGGCAAGGATGTGAGCCCAACCCAAAATACTAGCATTGTCACCCTCACCAATTTAGATGattttgctgctgaaggagTATCTTGA